The DNA sequence CGGGCCGACACCCGGCGAGGTCGGCCCGGCGGTCATCCTCGGCCACATCGACGGCGACCACCGGAAGGGCATCTTCTGGCGGCTGCACGAGATGAAGGCCGGCGACCAGGTGCACGTCGACCGCGCCGACGGCGGCAAGCTCACGTTCACCGTGGCGAAGGTCGACCAGATCGCGAAGAAGGAGTTCCCGACCGAAGCCGTGTACGGGAACACGAACGAGCCGGAACTGCGGCTGATCACCTGTGGTGGCAAGTACGACGCGGCGAGCCGCAACTACCTCGACAACGTGATCGTCTACGCGAAACTGGTGAAGTAGCCCTCCGGTCGTGAGTGTTCAGGGCGGTTAGAACCGCCCTGAACACTCACGACCACTCGGGACGGGACGAGCCGCGCGGCACCAGGACCGTGCGGTAGTGGCCCGGCGTCGCGGACATCCGGACCTGGTCGGTGACGCCCTGGTAGTGCCCGAGCGGGGTGTCGGCGGTGAAGGTCTCCGGGTCGAGGTAGGCGTGCGCCTCGCCGCGGCCGGCAGTGTCGAGCGCGTAGGCCCTGTCGAACACGCCCATGCTCAGGATCCACAGCGCGGCGCGGGTGAGCGAGACGTGCACGCGGTAGCTGCCGCCGTCGGTCGCCCGCCGCGTCAGCGCTTCGACGATCCCCGCGGCCATCAGCCACGACACGATGTAGTCGTTGACGACGAGGATCGGCGGCAGCGCCGGGGTTTCGCCGTCCCCTTCCAGGTGCATCATGCCGGTGAGGCTGCCGGCGGTCTGGTCGAACCCGATCCGGCCGGCCCACGGCCCGTGTTCGCCGTTGAGCGACGCGGTCGCGTACACGATTCCCGGCCGGGTTTCCG is a window from the Amycolatopsis sp. NBC_00355 genome containing:
- a CDS encoding class F sortase, with amino-acid sequence MRRALLFVLTALLLAGCGATTPTAAGNPAPAPAAAAPAGLTRSLPTAIDVPAIDAQSSLVSLGLNADKTVEVPPVDQPLQAGWYEYGPTPGEVGPAVILGHIDGDHRKGIFWRLHEMKAGDQVHVDRADGGKLTFTVAKVDQIAKKEFPTEAVYGNTNEPELRLITCGGKYDAASRNYLDNVIVYAKLVK